The Anastrepha ludens isolate Willacy chromosome 2, idAnaLude1.1, whole genome shotgun sequence genome contains a region encoding:
- the LOC128854844 gene encoding nucleolar protein 56 yields the protein MSQLYVLYEHAAGYSLFSVKEFEEVSMFLPQVESSVTDIAKFNSIVKLVGFSPFKTAIAALENINAISEGIVPQDLMVFLDDFFSKLKKKKCTLGIADAKLGAAITESIGVQCSHFGAVPEVIRGIRFHFHRLVKGFTDKSAGIAQLGLGHSYSRAKVKFNVHRSDNMIIQSIALLDQLDKDVNTFSMRIREWYSYHFPELVKIVPDNYLFAKTAKYIKDRKSLTQEKLEELEEIVMDSAKAQAIIDAAKMSMGMDISIVDLMNIELFAERVVRLSEYRKKMATYLHNKMEAVAPNLQSLIGDQVGARLISHAGSLTNLAKYPASTVQILGAEKALFRALKTRSNTPKYGLLYHSSFIGRAGLKNKGRISRFLANKCSIASRIDCFLENPTSVFGDTLKQQVEDRLKFYESGEVPRKNIEVMKEAMEAAEKEVKNDITETQTLKKKNKKNKKRKAGEAENGNGVQSNGNAEEANETIIEENGAEGADGEPKKKKKKKKNKNKDVEA from the exons ATG TCACAACTTTATGTCCTGTATGAACATGCAGCGGGCTACTCGCTCTTTTCGGTCAAGGAGTTTGAGGAAGTATCGATGTTTCTGCCTCAAGTGGAATCATCTGTAACCGATATagctaaatttaattcaatcgtAAAATTGGTTGGTTTTTCCCCATTCAAAACAGCCATTGCTGCGCTTGAAAACATCAATGCAATTTCGGAGGGTATTGTGCCACAAGATTTAATGGTATTTTTAGATGATTTCTTCTCTaagttgaagaagaagaaatgtacTTTAGGCATAGCTGATGCCAAGTTGGGCGCTGCCATTACCGAATCCATTGGAGTGCAATGCAGTCATTTTGGTGCTGTACCAGAGGTTATTCGTGGTATACGCTTCCACTTCCATAGACTCGTTAAAG GTTTTACCGATAAGTCGGCTGGTATTGCTCAACTCGGTTTGGGTCACAGTTATTCTCGCGCCAAAGTCAAATTCAATGTTCATCGTTCAGACAACATGATTATACAATCTATAGCATTGCTGGATCAATTAGATAAGGATGTAAACACTTTCTCGATGCGTATCCGTGAATGGTACTCTTACCACTTCCCAGAGTTGGTTAAAATCGTTCctgataattatttatttgctaaaactgcaaaatatattaaagatcGTAAAAGTCTTACACAAGAAAAGCTTGAAGAATTGGAAGAGATCGTAATGGACTCAGCTAAGGCCCAAGCTATTATAGATGCCGCAAAAATGTCAATGGGAATGGATATTTCTATAGTCGATTTAAtgaatattgaattatttgctGAGCGAGTTGTACGACTGTCTGAATATCGCAAAAAAATGGCAACGTATTTACACAataaaatggaagctgttgcgCCAAATTTGCAATCACTGATTGGTGATCAAGTGGGTGCTCGATTGATTTCGCACGCCGGTAGCTTGACTAACTTAGCTAAGTATCCAGCATCAACAGTACAAATATTGGGTGCAGAGAAAGCACTTTTCCGTGCATTAAAAACTCGCTCCAATACACCAAAGTATGGTTTGCTCTACCATTCGTCCTTCATTGGACGTGCGGGACTAAAAAATAAAGGACGTATTTCGCGCTTTCTGGCGAACAAGTGTTCGATTGCTTCACGTATTGATTGTTTCTTGGAGAATCCCACTAGTGTATTTGGTGATACACTGAAGCAGCAAGTGGAGGATCGATTGAAATTCTATGAATCCGGTGAAGTTCCTCGCAAAAATATTGAAGTTATGAAGGAGGCAATGGAAGCTGCcgaaaaagaggttaaaaaTGATATTACCGAAACACaaacattgaaaaagaaaaacaaaaagaataaaaaacgcAAGGCTGGCGAGGCAGAAAATGGTAATGGTGTCCAGTCCAATGGCAATGCTGAAGAGGCAAACGAAACTATTATAGAAGAAAACGGTGCCGAAGGAGCTGACGGCGaacctaagaaaaaaaaaaagaagaagaagaacaagaataaagatgtagaagcttaa